Proteins encoded by one window of Arabidopsis thaliana chromosome 2, partial sequence:
- the TED4 gene encoding Plant heme oxygenase (decyclizing) family protein (REVERSAL OF THE DET PHENOTYPE 4 (TED4); FUNCTIONS IN: heme oxygenase (decyclizing) activity, heme binding; INVOLVED IN: regulation of meristem growth, heme oxidation, red, far-red light phototransduction, chloroplast-nucleus signaling pathway, phytochromobilin biosynthetic process; LOCATED IN: chloroplast; EXPRESSED IN: 24 plant structures; EXPRESSED DURING: 13 growth stages; CONTAINS InterPro DOMAIN/s: Haem oxygenase-like, multi-helical (InterPro:IPR016084), Haem oxygenase-like (InterPro:IPR016053); BEST Arabidopsis thaliana protein match is: heme oxygenase 3 (TAIR:AT1G69720.1); Has 30201 Blast hits to 17322 proteins in 780 species: Archae - 12; Bacteria - 1396; Metazoa - 17338; Fungi - 3422; Plants - 5037; Viruses - 0; Other Eukaryotes - 2996 (source: NCBI BLink).), with protein MAYLAPISSSLSIFKNPQLSRFQFSSSSPNPLFLRPRIQILSMTMNKSPSLVVVAATTAAEKQKKRYPGESKGFVEEMRFVAMRLHTKDQAKEDAEFKNTGLERAEKLSTDLEWFKEQGYEIPEPTAPGKTYSQYLKELAEKDPQAFICHFYNIYFAHSAGGRMIGRKVAERILDNKELEFYKWDGELSQLLQNVREKLNKVAEEWTREEKNHCLEETEKSFKYSGEILRLILS; from the exons ATGGCGTATTTAGCTCCGATTTCTTCATCCTTATCCATATTCAAGAATCCCCAACTCTCAAGATtccaattttcttcttcctcaccgAACCCACTTTTCCTTCGACCTAGGATTCAGATTCTGAGTATGACCATGAACAAGTCGCCGTCTTTAGTGGTGGTTGCGGCTACTACTGCGGcagagaagcagaagaagaggtATCCTGGAGAATCAAAGGGTTTTGTGGAGGAGATGAGGTTTGTGGCTATGAGACTTCATACTAAAGATCAAGCTAAGGAAG atgCCGAGTTCAAGAACACGGGGCTGGAAAGAGCGGAGAAATTATCCACGGATTTGGAGTGGTTCAAGGAACAAGGTTACGAGATTCCAGAACCAACAGCTCCTGGTAAAACATATTCTCAATATTTAAAGGAATTAGCAGAGAAGGATCCTCAAGCATTCATTTGTCACTTCTACAACATCTACTTTGCTCATAGTGCTGGTGGACGAATGATTGGCAGAAAG GTGGCAGAGCGGATACTCGATAATAAAGAACTCGAGTTCTACAAATGGGACGGCGAACTTTCTCAATTGTTGCAGAACGTTAGGGAGAAACTGAACAAGGTTGCAGAGGAGTGGactagagaagaaaagaatcattGTTTGGAAGAGACTGAGAAATCGTTCAAGTATTCTGGTGAGATACTTCGTCTCATATTGTCCTGA
- the TED4 gene encoding Plant heme oxygenase (decyclizing) family protein (REVERSAL OF THE DET PHENOTYPE 4 (TED4); FUNCTIONS IN: heme oxygenase (decyclizing) activity, heme binding; INVOLVED IN: regulation of meristem growth, heme oxidation, red, far-red light phototransduction, chloroplast-nucleus signaling pathway, phytochromobilin biosynthetic process; LOCATED IN: chloroplast; EXPRESSED IN: 24 plant structures; EXPRESSED DURING: 13 growth stages; CONTAINS InterPro DOMAIN/s: Haem oxygenase-like, multi-helical (InterPro:IPR016084), Haem oxygenase-like (InterPro:IPR016053), Haem oxygenase (decyclizing), plant (InterPro:IPR016951); BEST Arabidopsis thaliana protein match is: heme oxygenase 3 (TAIR:AT1G69720.1); Has 616 Blast hits to 616 proteins in 143 species: Archae - 0; Bacteria - 178; Metazoa - 207; Fungi - 2; Plants - 113; Viruses - 0; Other Eukaryotes - 116 (source: NCBI BLink).) gives MAYLAPISSSLSIFKNPQLSRFQFSSSSPNPLFLRPRIQILSMTMNKSPSLVVVAATTAAEKQKKRYPGESKGFVEEMRFVAMRLHTKDQAKEGEKETKSIEERPVAKWEPTVEGYLRFLVDSKLVYDTLELIIQDSNFPTYAEFKNTGLERAEKLSTDLEWFKEQGYEIPEPTAPGKTYSQYLKELAEKDPQAFICHFYNIYFAHSAGGRMIGRKVAERILDNKELEFYKWDGELSQLLQNVREKLNKVAEEWTREEKNHCLEETEKSFKYSGEILRLILS, from the exons ATGGCGTATTTAGCTCCGATTTCTTCATCCTTATCCATATTCAAGAATCCCCAACTCTCAAGATtccaattttcttcttcctcaccgAACCCACTTTTCCTTCGACCTAGGATTCAGATTCTGAGTATGACCATGAACAAGTCGCCGTCTTTAGTGGTGGTTGCGGCTACTACTGCGGcagagaagcagaagaagaggtATCCTGGAGAATCAAAGGGTTTTGTGGAGGAGATGAGGTTTGTGGCTATGAGACTTCATACTAAAGATCAAGCTAAGGAAGGTGAGAAAGAGACTAAATCTATTGAGGAACGTCCTGTTGCTAAATGGGAACCTACTGTTGAAGGTTACTTGAGGTTTCTTGTGGATAGTAAATTGGTTTATGATACTCTTGAACTGATTATTCAAGACTCCAATTTCCCAactt atgCCGAGTTCAAGAACACGGGGCTGGAAAGAGCGGAGAAATTATCCACGGATTTGGAGTGGTTCAAGGAACAAGGTTACGAGATTCCAGAACCAACAGCTCCTGGTAAAACATATTCTCAATATTTAAAGGAATTAGCAGAGAAGGATCCTCAAGCATTCATTTGTCACTTCTACAACATCTACTTTGCTCATAGTGCTGGTGGACGAATGATTGGCAGAAAG GTGGCAGAGCGGATACTCGATAATAAAGAACTCGAGTTCTACAAATGGGACGGCGAACTTTCTCAATTGTTGCAGAACGTTAGGGAGAAACTGAACAAGGTTGCAGAGGAGTGGactagagaagaaaagaatcattGTTTGGAAGAGACTGAGAAATCGTTCAAGTATTCTGGTGAGATACTTCGTCTCATATTGTCCTGA
- a CDS encoding FkbM family methyltransferase (CONTAINS InterPro DOMAIN/s: Methyltransferase FkbM (InterPro:IPR006342); Has 1073 Blast hits to 1073 proteins in 243 species: Archae - 45; Bacteria - 509; Metazoa - 0; Fungi - 4; Plants - 60; Viruses - 4; Other Eukaryotes - 451 (source: NCBI BLink).), with the protein MASAWKKDKNQKLLSPKTLISLLVLSIIFLSSLFFFFSNSSLQYSNPNLSINSPYPIPPFDCFKCPQSKPIIANVVENLKYPFVYSLADLGNLPEKPHKNIVRLLKGKPFRKPDISATIQEVLDSMRASGKNGIVVDVGANVGMASFAAAVMGFKVLAFEPVFENLQRICDGIWFNRVASLVTVFEAAASDRTGDITFHKLVGRLDNSAVSEVGARLAFKSNKEIAVQVKSIPLDKLIPPSQPVLLIKIDVQGWEYHVLKGAKKLLSGKPAEAPYLIYEEDERLLTASNSSSKEIRDFLKSVGYSKCSQHGTDAHCTKE; encoded by the exons ATGGCGAGCGCCTGGAAAAAAGACAAGAACCAAAAACTTTTATCACCAAAGACACTAATCTCACTTCTTGTCCTTTCCAttatcttcctctcttctctcttcttcttcttctctaactcCTCTCTCCAATACTCCAATCCAAATCTCTCCATCAATTCCCCATACCCTATCCCTCCTTTTGATTGCTTCAAATGTCCACAATCAAAACCCATAATCGCAAACGTCGTCGAAAATCTCAAGTACccttttgtttactctctcgCTGATCTCGGTAATCTCCCGGAGAAACCACATAAGAACATTGTTAGGCTACTTAAAGGTAAGCCCTTTAGGAAACCAGATATCTCCGCAACGATTCAGGAGGTATTGGATAGTATGAGAGCTAGTGGTAAAAATGggattgttgttgatgttggaGCTAATGTTGGTATGGCTAGCTTTGCTGCTGCGGTTATGGGGTTTAAAGTTCTTGCCTTTGAGCCTGTTTTTGAGAATTTACAGAGGATTTGTGATGGGATTTGGTTTAATAGAGTTGCTTCTTTGGTTACTGTGTTTGAAGCTGCTGCTTCTGACAGAACAGGGGATATTACCTTCCATAAG TTGGTAGGACGGCTTGACAATAGCGCGGTTTCGGAGGTGGGAGCAAGGCTTGCATTCAAGTCCAACAAAGAGATAGCAGTGCAAGTCAAATCCATACCTCTTGATAAACTAATTCCACCTTCTCAACCTGTTCTTCTTATCAAGATCGACGTTCAAGGTTGGGAATACCACGTTTTAAAGGGTGCGAAGAAGTTGCTTTCAGGGAAACCAGCAGAAGCTCCTTATCTAATCtatgaggaagatgagagaTTGCTCACGGCAAGCAATAGTAGCTCGAAAGAGATACGTGATTTTCTTAAAAGCGTTGGATATAGTAAGTGTAGCCAGCATGGGACAGATGCACATTGCACCAAGGAGTGA
- a CDS encoding Major facilitator superfamily protein (Major facilitator superfamily protein; FUNCTIONS IN: transporter activity; INVOLVED IN: response to jasmonic acid stimulus, response to wounding; LOCATED IN: membrane; EXPRESSED IN: 22 plant structures; EXPRESSED DURING: 13 growth stages; CONTAINS InterPro DOMAIN/s: PTR2 family proton/oligopeptide symporter, conserved site (InterPro:IPR018456), Oligopeptide transporter (InterPro:IPR000109), Major facilitator superfamily, general substrate transporter (InterPro:IPR016196); BEST Arabidopsis thaliana protein match is: nitrate transporter 1.1 (TAIR:AT1G12110.1); Has 7265 Blast hits to 7134 proteins in 1412 species: Archae - 0; Bacteria - 3658; Metazoa - 494; Fungi - 438; Plants - 2171; Viruses - 0; Other Eukaryotes - 504 (source: NCBI BLink).) codes for MESKGSWTVADAVDYKGRPADKSKTGGWITAALILGIEVVERLSTMGIAVNLVTYLMETMHLPSSTSANIVTDFMGTSFLLCLLGGFLADSFLGRFKTIGIFSTIQALGTGALAVATKLPELRPPTCHHGEACIPATAFQMTILYVSLYLIALGTGGLKSSISGFGSDQFDDKDPKEKAHMAFFFNRFFFFISMGTLLAVTVLVYMQDEVGRSWAYGICTVSMAIAIVIFLCGTKRYRYKKSQGSPVVQIFQVIAAAFRKRKMELPQSIVYLYEDNPEGIRIEHTDQFHLLDKAAIVAEGDFEQTLDGVAIPNPWKLSSVTKVEEVKMMVRLLPIWATTIIFWTTYAQMITFSVEQASTMRRNIGSFKIPAGSLTVFFVAAILITLAVYDRAIMPFWKKWKGKPGFSSLQRIAIGLVLSTAGMAAAALVEQKRLSVAKSSSQKTLPISVFLLVPQFFLVGAGEAFIYTGQLDFFITQSPKGMKTMSTGLFLTTLSLGFFVSSFLVSIVKRVTSTSTDVGWLADNINHGRLDYFYWLLVILSGINFVVYIICALWFKPTKGKDSVEKENGKGFSVEDC; via the exons GGATAGAAGTTGTGGAGAGGCTATCAACAATGGGAATAGCAGTGAATTTGGTAACATATTTGATGGAGACAATGCATCTCCCAAGTTCAACCTCTGCCAACATTGTCACTGATTTCATGGGCACTTCCTTCCTCCTATGCTTGCTCGGTGGTTTTCTCGCTGACTCCTTCCTCGGCCGTTTCAAAACCATCGGCATTTTCTCAACCATTCAAGCTCTG GGAACTGGTGCTCTAGCGGTAGCAACTAAGCTGCCAGAGCTACGTCCACCAACATGCCATCATGGAGAAGCTTGCATACCCGCGACCGCCTTCCAAATGACAATTCTTTATGTTTCGCTTTACCTTATAGCCCTTGGAACTGGTGGTCTTAAATCTAGTATCTCTGGATTTGGGTCTGACCAGTTTGATGACAAAGATCCTAAAGAGAAAGCTCACatggctttcttcttcaacag gttcttcttctttattagtATGGGGACATTATTGGCTGTGACTGTTTTAGTTTACATGCAAGATGAAGTGGGAAGATCTTGGGCTTATGGAATCTGCACTGTCTCTATGGCTATAGCTATTGTAATATTCTTGTGTGGGACTAAGAGATACCGTTATAAGAAGAGCCAAGGAAGTCCCGTTGTGCAAATATTTCAGGTCATAGCAGCTGCGTTCCGAAAGAGGAAAATGGAACTACCTCAAAGCATTGTTTATCTTTATGAAGATAACCCTGAAGGCATTAGAATTGAACATACTGATCAGTTTCA CTTGTTGGACAAGGCGGCCATAGTTGCAGAAGGAGATTTTGAACAAACCCTTGATGGAGTTGCAATCCCAAACCCTTGGAAGCTAAGCTCAGTGACCAAAGTTGAGGAAGTAAAAATGATGGTTAGGCTTTTGCCTATTTGGGCAACAACTATAATTTTTTGGACAACATATGCCCAAATGATTACATTCTCTGTTGAGCAAGCTTCAACTATGAGACGTAACATTGGAAGCTTTAAGATCCCAGCTGGTTCCCTCACCGTGTTTTTCGTTGCGGCTATTCTCATAACTCTAGCTGTCTACGACCGTGCCATAATGCCTTTTTGGAAGAAATGGAAAGGAAAACCAG GTTTCTCTAGCCTACAAAGAATAGCTATTGGATTGGTCTTATCAACCGCTGGAATGGCAGCTGCAGCTCTAGTAGAGCAAAAGCGTTTATCCGTTGCGAAATCTAGTTCACAAAAAACATTGCCTATAAGTGTGTTTTTACTTGTTCCACAATTCTTCTTAGTAGGAGCTGGGGAAGCCTTTATCTACACTGGCCAACTTGATTTCTTCATAACACAATCGCCTAAGGGAATGAAAACTATGAGCACTGGACTCTTCTTGACCACTTTATCACTAGGTTTCTTTGTCAGCAGTTTCTTGGTCTCAATCGTCAAGAGGGTCACTTCAACTTCTACTGATGTAGGATGGCTGGCTGATAACATTAACCACGGCCGACTCGATTACTTTTATTGGCTTTTAGTCATTCTCAGTGGAATTAACTTCGTTGTCTATATCATATGTGCCTTGTGGTTTAAGCCAACGAAGGGTAAAGACTCAGTAGAGAAGGAAAATGGCAAGGGATTTTCAGTTGAAGACtgctga
- a CDS encoding Major facilitator superfamily protein, which translates to MKGIEVVERLSTMGIAVNLVTYLMETMHLPSSTSANIVTDFMGTSFLLCLLGGFLADSFLGRFKTIGIFSTIQALGTGALAVATKLPELRPPTCHHGEACIPATAFQMTILYVSLYLIALGTGGLKSSISGFGSDQFDDKDPKEKAHMAFFFNRFFFFISMGTLLAVTVLVYMQDEVGRSWAYGICTVSMAIAIVIFLCGTKRYRYKKSQGSPVVQIFQVIAAAFRKRKMELPQSIVYLYEDNPEGIRIEHTDQFHLLDKAAIVAEGDFEQTLDGVAIPNPWKLSSVTKVEEVKMMVRLLPIWATTIIFWTTYAQMITFSVEQASTMRRNIGSFKIPAGSLTVFFVAAILITLAVYDRAIMPFWKKWKGKPGFSSLQRIAIGLVLSTAGMAAAALVEQKRLSVAKSSSQKTLPISVFLLVPQFFLVGAGEAFIYTGQLDFFITQSPKGMKTMSTGLFLTTLSLGFFVSSFLVSIVKRVTSTSTDVGWLADNINHGRLDYFYWLLVILSGINFVVYIICALWFKPTKGKDSVEKENGKGFSVEDC; encoded by the exons ATGAAAG GGATAGAAGTTGTGGAGAGGCTATCAACAATGGGAATAGCAGTGAATTTGGTAACATATTTGATGGAGACAATGCATCTCCCAAGTTCAACCTCTGCCAACATTGTCACTGATTTCATGGGCACTTCCTTCCTCCTATGCTTGCTCGGTGGTTTTCTCGCTGACTCCTTCCTCGGCCGTTTCAAAACCATCGGCATTTTCTCAACCATTCAAGCTCTG GGAACTGGTGCTCTAGCGGTAGCAACTAAGCTGCCAGAGCTACGTCCACCAACATGCCATCATGGAGAAGCTTGCATACCCGCGACCGCCTTCCAAATGACAATTCTTTATGTTTCGCTTTACCTTATAGCCCTTGGAACTGGTGGTCTTAAATCTAGTATCTCTGGATTTGGGTCTGACCAGTTTGATGACAAAGATCCTAAAGAGAAAGCTCACatggctttcttcttcaacag gttcttcttctttattagtATGGGGACATTATTGGCTGTGACTGTTTTAGTTTACATGCAAGATGAAGTGGGAAGATCTTGGGCTTATGGAATCTGCACTGTCTCTATGGCTATAGCTATTGTAATATTCTTGTGTGGGACTAAGAGATACCGTTATAAGAAGAGCCAAGGAAGTCCCGTTGTGCAAATATTTCAGGTCATAGCAGCTGCGTTCCGAAAGAGGAAAATGGAACTACCTCAAAGCATTGTTTATCTTTATGAAGATAACCCTGAAGGCATTAGAATTGAACATACTGATCAGTTTCA CTTGTTGGACAAGGCGGCCATAGTTGCAGAAGGAGATTTTGAACAAACCCTTGATGGAGTTGCAATCCCAAACCCTTGGAAGCTAAGCTCAGTGACCAAAGTTGAGGAAGTAAAAATGATGGTTAGGCTTTTGCCTATTTGGGCAACAACTATAATTTTTTGGACAACATATGCCCAAATGATTACATTCTCTGTTGAGCAAGCTTCAACTATGAGACGTAACATTGGAAGCTTTAAGATCCCAGCTGGTTCCCTCACCGTGTTTTTCGTTGCGGCTATTCTCATAACTCTAGCTGTCTACGACCGTGCCATAATGCCTTTTTGGAAGAAATGGAAAGGAAAACCAG GTTTCTCTAGCCTACAAAGAATAGCTATTGGATTGGTCTTATCAACCGCTGGAATGGCAGCTGCAGCTCTAGTAGAGCAAAAGCGTTTATCCGTTGCGAAATCTAGTTCACAAAAAACATTGCCTATAAGTGTGTTTTTACTTGTTCCACAATTCTTCTTAGTAGGAGCTGGGGAAGCCTTTATCTACACTGGCCAACTTGATTTCTTCATAACACAATCGCCTAAGGGAATGAAAACTATGAGCACTGGACTCTTCTTGACCACTTTATCACTAGGTTTCTTTGTCAGCAGTTTCTTGGTCTCAATCGTCAAGAGGGTCACTTCAACTTCTACTGATGTAGGATGGCTGGCTGATAACATTAACCACGGCCGACTCGATTACTTTTATTGGCTTTTAGTCATTCTCAGTGGAATTAACTTCGTTGTCTATATCATATGTGCCTTGTGGTTTAAGCCAACGAAGGGTAAAGACTCAGTAGAGAAGGAAAATGGCAAGGGATTTTCAGTTGAAGACtgctga
- a CDS encoding Major facilitator superfamily protein: MGIAVNLVTYLMETMHLPSSTSANIVTDFMGTSFLLCLLGGFLADSFLGRFKTIGIFSTIQALGTGALAVATKLPELRPPTCHHGEACIPATAFQMTILYVSLYLIALGTGGLKSSISGFGSDQFDDKDPKEKAHMAFFFNRFFFFISMGTLLAVTVLVYMQDEVGRSWAYGICTVSMAIAIVIFLCGTKRYRYKKSQGSPVVQIFQVIAAAFRKRKMELPQSIVYLYEDNPEGIRIEHTDQFHLLDKAAIVAEGDFEQTLDGVAIPNPWKLSSVTKVEEVKMMVRLLPIWATTIIFWTTYAQMITFSVEQASTMRRNIGSFKIPAGSLTVFFVAAILITLAVYDRAIMPFWKKWKGKPGFSSLQRIAIGLVLSTAGMAAAALVEQKRLSVAKSSSQKTLPISVFLLVPQFFLVGAGEAFIYTGQLDFFITQSPKGMKTMSTGLFLTTLSLGFFVSSFLVSIVKRVTSTSTDVGWLADNINHGRLDYFYWLLVILSGINFVVYIICALWFKPTKGKDSVEKENGKGFSVEDC, translated from the exons ATGGGAATAGCAGTGAATTTGGTAACATATTTGATGGAGACAATGCATCTCCCAAGTTCAACCTCTGCCAACATTGTCACTGATTTCATGGGCACTTCCTTCCTCCTATGCTTGCTCGGTGGTTTTCTCGCTGACTCCTTCCTCGGCCGTTTCAAAACCATCGGCATTTTCTCAACCATTCAAGCTCTG GGAACTGGTGCTCTAGCGGTAGCAACTAAGCTGCCAGAGCTACGTCCACCAACATGCCATCATGGAGAAGCTTGCATACCCGCGACCGCCTTCCAAATGACAATTCTTTATGTTTCGCTTTACCTTATAGCCCTTGGAACTGGTGGTCTTAAATCTAGTATCTCTGGATTTGGGTCTGACCAGTTTGATGACAAAGATCCTAAAGAGAAAGCTCACatggctttcttcttcaacag gttcttcttctttattagtATGGGGACATTATTGGCTGTGACTGTTTTAGTTTACATGCAAGATGAAGTGGGAAGATCTTGGGCTTATGGAATCTGCACTGTCTCTATGGCTATAGCTATTGTAATATTCTTGTGTGGGACTAAGAGATACCGTTATAAGAAGAGCCAAGGAAGTCCCGTTGTGCAAATATTTCAGGTCATAGCAGCTGCGTTCCGAAAGAGGAAAATGGAACTACCTCAAAGCATTGTTTATCTTTATGAAGATAACCCTGAAGGCATTAGAATTGAACATACTGATCAGTTTCA CTTGTTGGACAAGGCGGCCATAGTTGCAGAAGGAGATTTTGAACAAACCCTTGATGGAGTTGCAATCCCAAACCCTTGGAAGCTAAGCTCAGTGACCAAAGTTGAGGAAGTAAAAATGATGGTTAGGCTTTTGCCTATTTGGGCAACAACTATAATTTTTTGGACAACATATGCCCAAATGATTACATTCTCTGTTGAGCAAGCTTCAACTATGAGACGTAACATTGGAAGCTTTAAGATCCCAGCTGGTTCCCTCACCGTGTTTTTCGTTGCGGCTATTCTCATAACTCTAGCTGTCTACGACCGTGCCATAATGCCTTTTTGGAAGAAATGGAAAGGAAAACCAG GTTTCTCTAGCCTACAAAGAATAGCTATTGGATTGGTCTTATCAACCGCTGGAATGGCAGCTGCAGCTCTAGTAGAGCAAAAGCGTTTATCCGTTGCGAAATCTAGTTCACAAAAAACATTGCCTATAAGTGTGTTTTTACTTGTTCCACAATTCTTCTTAGTAGGAGCTGGGGAAGCCTTTATCTACACTGGCCAACTTGATTTCTTCATAACACAATCGCCTAAGGGAATGAAAACTATGAGCACTGGACTCTTCTTGACCACTTTATCACTAGGTTTCTTTGTCAGCAGTTTCTTGGTCTCAATCGTCAAGAGGGTCACTTCAACTTCTACTGATGTAGGATGGCTGGCTGATAACATTAACCACGGCCGACTCGATTACTTTTATTGGCTTTTAGTCATTCTCAGTGGAATTAACTTCGTTGTCTATATCATATGTGCCTTGTGGTTTAAGCCAACGAAGGGTAAAGACTCAGTAGAGAAGGAAAATGGCAAGGGATTTTCAGTTGAAGACtgctga